A window from Musa acuminata AAA Group cultivar baxijiao chromosome BXJ3-10, Cavendish_Baxijiao_AAA, whole genome shotgun sequence encodes these proteins:
- the LOC135651737 gene encoding uncharacterized protein LOC135651737, translated as MALKFLNKKGWHTGSLRNIENVWKAEQKHEAEQRKLEELRKQIQDEREKSEFHLLQEQAGLVPRQERLDFLYESGLAVGKGSSDGFKALQAPPAAASTTSTSEASSSKAAVPGALFEDKPQSANDTWRKLHSDPLLLIRQREQEALARIKNNPIKMAMIKKSVEDEKKKKQDKKEKKRHSRYTHEKDGTRSNYSASEQHHTDSELGMEDKNRETNRQREQPGYNRRRGVPKMSEEERAARLREMQLDAELHEEQRMKRLKRATEADAQEAMRASFSRGKNFLVAAENSIYGAEKGGSATIEESVRRRAYYSQGSSAAHESNAFRR; from the exons ATGGCGTTGAAATTTCTGAACAAGAAGGGATGGCACACCGGGAGCCTCCGGAACATCGAGAACGTGTGGAAGGCGGAGCAGAAGCATGAGGCCGAGCAGCGCAAGCTCGAGGAGCTCCGCAAGCAGATCCAGGACGAGCGCGAGAAGTCCGAGTTCCACCTCCTCCAGGAACAGGCCGGCCTCGTCCC GAGGCAAGAAAGGTTGGATTTTCTCTACGAGTCAGGATTGGCGGTGGGAAAGGGGAGCTCAGATGGGTTCAAGGCTCTTCAAGCACCACCAGCGGCGGCTTCCACTACCTCAACATCCGAGGCTAGTTCCTCCAAG GCTGCCGTTCCTGGAGCTCTATTTGAGGATAAGCCTCAGTCTGCAAATGATACTTGGAGGAAACTTCACTCTGACCCTTTGCTCCTTATCCGTCAGCGTGAGCAGGAAGCACTTGCTCGAATAAAGAATAATCCCATAAAGATGGCAATGATTAAGAAATCT GTAGAagatgagaaaaagaagaagcaagataagaaagaaaagaaaaggcattCGAGATACACTCACGAGAAAGATGGTACAAGGTCTAATTATTCTGCATCTGAACAACATCATACTGATTCTGAGCTTGGCATGGAAGACAAGAACAGGGAAACCAACAGGCAAAGAGAACAACCTGGATATAACCGTCGTCGGGGTGTACCAAAGATGTCGGAGGAAGAGAGAGCAGCTCGGCTAAGAGAGATGCAACTGGATGCAGAACTCCACGAGGAGCAAAGGATGAAGCGGTTGAAGAGAGCAACGGAGGCTGATGCCCAAGAAGCAATGAGGGCAAGCTTTTCAAGAGGCAAGAATTTTTTGGTTGCTGCCGAAAATAGCATATATGGAGCTGAAAAGGGAGGGAGTGCTACGATAGAAGAGAGTGTCCGTCGTCGTGCTTACTACTCGCAGGGAAGCTCAGCAGCCCATGAGAGCAATGCATTTCGACGGTGA
- the LOC135651863 gene encoding ADP,ATP carrier protein 1, mitochondrial-like isoform X3 — protein sequence MADQVNHPTVMQKVAGQLHLRSSFSRDPQALNCSLYSPSLYQRCFTTVNCTNGGFQNPSMAVYSGTYELPIVTSVSPVFAHAPAEKGFAGFAIDFLMGGVSAAVSKTAAAPIERVKLLIQNQDEMIKAGRLSEPYKGISDCFSRTIKDEGVLSLWRGNTANVIRYFPTQALNFAFKDYFKRMFNFKKDKDGYWKWFGGNLASGGAAGACSLLFVYSLDYARTRLANDAKAAKKGGGRQFNGLVDVYRKTLKSDGIAGLYRGFNISCVGIIVYRGLYFGMYDSLKPVLLTGSLQDSFFASFALGWLITNGAGLASYPIDTVRRRMMMTSGEAVKYKSSLDAFSQILKNEGAKSLFKGAGANILRAIAGAGVLAGYDKLQLIVFGKKYGSGGA from the exons ATGGCAGATCAAGTTAATCACCCAACAGTAATGCAGAAAGTTGCTGGCCAACTGCATCTGAGGTCCAGCTtttctcgagatccacaagctttGAACTGCAGCCTGTATAGCCCCTCTTTGTATCAGAGATGCTTCACAACAGTAAACTGCACAAATGGGGGATTTCAGAATCCGTCAATGGCAGTTTACAGTGGTACCTATGAGCTACCCATTGTAACATCTGTCTCACCTGTTTTTGCCCATGCTCCTGCGGAGAAAGGCTTTGCAGGCTTTGCTATTGATTTCCTCATGGGGGGGGTTTCTGCTGCGGTCTCCAAGACAGCTGCTGCTCCTATTGAGCGTGTGAAACTTCTGATACAAAATCAGGATGAGATGATCAAGGCTGGGCGCCTCTCTGAGCCTTACAAAGGAATATCAGACTGCTTTTCCCGAACAATTAAAGATGAAGGTGTTTTGTCTCTGTGGAGAGGGAACACAGCCAATGTCATTCGTTACTTTCCCACTCAG GCTCTGAACTTTGCCTTTAAGGATTACTTCAAGAGGATGTTTAATTTTAAGAAAGACAAGGATGGATACTGGAAATGGTTTGGTGGCAATCTTGCTTCAGGTGGTGCTGCTGGTGCTTGTTCCTTGCTTTTTGTATACTCTCTAGACTATGCTCGTACGCGTTTGGCAAATGATGCAAAGGCCGCGAAGAAGGGTGGGGGAAGGCAATTTAATGGTCTTGTTGATGTTTACCGGAAGACCCTGAAGTCCGATGGCATTGCTGGACTCTACAGAGGATTTAATATTTCATGCGTTGGGATTATAGTGTATCGTGGTCTTTACTTTGGAATGTACGACTCTTTGAAGCCAGTACTCCTCACTGGAAGCCTGCAG GATAGTTTCTTTGCGAGCTTTGCCTTGGGTTGGTTGATCACCAACGGAGCTGGCCTTGCATCTTATCCTATTGACACGGTAAGGAGAAGAATGATGATGACCTCCGGAGAAGCTGTCAAGTACAAGAGCTCTCTGGACGCTTTCTCCCAAATTCTGAAGAACGAGGGAGCCAAGTCCCTGTTCAAGGGTGCTGGTGCAAACATCCTCCGTGCTATAGCTGGTGCCGGTGTGCTTGCTGGCTACGACAAGCTGCAGCTGATTGTCTTTGGGAAGAAATACGGCTCTGGTGGTGCTTAA
- the LOC135651863 gene encoding ADP,ATP carrier protein 1, mitochondrial-like isoform X1 → MKLCILCDETLRLFYRHTMADQVNHPTVMQKVAGQLHLRSSFSRDPQALNCSLYSPSLYQRCFTTVNCTNGGFQNPSMAVYSGTYELPIVTSVSPVFAHAPAEKGFAGFAIDFLMGGVSAAVSKTAAAPIERVKLLIQNQDEMIKAGRLSEPYKGISDCFSRTIKDEGVLSLWRGNTANVIRYFPTQALNFAFKDYFKRMFNFKKDKDGYWKWFGGNLASGGAAGACSLLFVYSLDYARTRLANDAKAAKKGGGRQFNGLVDVYRKTLKSDGIAGLYRGFNISCVGIIVYRGLYFGMYDSLKPVLLTGSLQDSFFASFALGWLITNGAGLASYPIDTVRRRMMMTSGEAVKYKSSLDAFSQILKNEGAKSLFKGAGANILRAIAGAGVLAGYDKLQLIVFGKKYGSGGA, encoded by the exons ATGAAGCTCTGTATTTTGTGTGATGAAACTTTAAG GTTATTTTATCGGCACACCATGGCAGATCAAGTTAATCACCCAACAGTAATGCAGAAAGTTGCTGGCCAACTGCATCTGAGGTCCAGCTtttctcgagatccacaagctttGAACTGCAGCCTGTATAGCCCCTCTTTGTATCAGAGATGCTTCACAACAGTAAACTGCACAAATGGGGGATTTCAGAATCCGTCAATGGCAGTTTACAGTGGTACCTATGAGCTACCCATTGTAACATCTGTCTCACCTGTTTTTGCCCATGCTCCTGCGGAGAAAGGCTTTGCAGGCTTTGCTATTGATTTCCTCATGGGGGGGGTTTCTGCTGCGGTCTCCAAGACAGCTGCTGCTCCTATTGAGCGTGTGAAACTTCTGATACAAAATCAGGATGAGATGATCAAGGCTGGGCGCCTCTCTGAGCCTTACAAAGGAATATCAGACTGCTTTTCCCGAACAATTAAAGATGAAGGTGTTTTGTCTCTGTGGAGAGGGAACACAGCCAATGTCATTCGTTACTTTCCCACTCAG GCTCTGAACTTTGCCTTTAAGGATTACTTCAAGAGGATGTTTAATTTTAAGAAAGACAAGGATGGATACTGGAAATGGTTTGGTGGCAATCTTGCTTCAGGTGGTGCTGCTGGTGCTTGTTCCTTGCTTTTTGTATACTCTCTAGACTATGCTCGTACGCGTTTGGCAAATGATGCAAAGGCCGCGAAGAAGGGTGGGGGAAGGCAATTTAATGGTCTTGTTGATGTTTACCGGAAGACCCTGAAGTCCGATGGCATTGCTGGACTCTACAGAGGATTTAATATTTCATGCGTTGGGATTATAGTGTATCGTGGTCTTTACTTTGGAATGTACGACTCTTTGAAGCCAGTACTCCTCACTGGAAGCCTGCAG GATAGTTTCTTTGCGAGCTTTGCCTTGGGTTGGTTGATCACCAACGGAGCTGGCCTTGCATCTTATCCTATTGACACGGTAAGGAGAAGAATGATGATGACCTCCGGAGAAGCTGTCAAGTACAAGAGCTCTCTGGACGCTTTCTCCCAAATTCTGAAGAACGAGGGAGCCAAGTCCCTGTTCAAGGGTGCTGGTGCAAACATCCTCCGTGCTATAGCTGGTGCCGGTGTGCTTGCTGGCTACGACAAGCTGCAGCTGATTGTCTTTGGGAAGAAATACGGCTCTGGTGGTGCTTAA
- the LOC103969738 gene encoding anthranilate O-methyltransferase 3: MGIKVEQVLHMVGGAGETSYATNSRLQEKTLYRTKPILDNAIEEMYRTLLPERLVVADLGCSSGPNTFLVVSEVLGVVGELRRRLEQKPPEIQFFLNDLPGNDFNNVFRSLERYGKKIEEEKGELLVPYYVVGVPGSFYGRLFPCTSVHFFHSSYCLMWLSQVPQALESDRGVPLNKGNIYITETSPPQVVEAYQEQYRRDFSSFLKSRYAELSVGGGMVLTFLGRKKQHPAMGDLSLLWGLLAEALNSMASEGVIVEEKVDSFNLPFYGPSMQEVKSVIHDEGLFDLDQAQMLESNWDPFDDSEDDLVFDNVANGKNVARYIRAVIEPLIAHQFGDAILDELFLRYADNVSKHCLKAKTKFTILVIGLKRKA; this comes from the exons ATGGGCATCAAGGTTGAGCAAGTCCTTCACATGGTGGGAGGAGCTGGAGAAACCAGCTATGCCACCAATTCCAGGCTTCAA GAGAAAACGTTATATAGAACGAAGCCGATATTGGATAATGCCATAGAAGAGATGTATAGGACACTGCTCCCTGAGAGGCTGGTGGTGGCCGACCTCGGTTGTTCTTCCGGCCCAAATACCTTTCTGGTGGTCTCCGAAGTGCTCGGTGTCGTCGGTGAGCTACGTCGAAGGCTGGAGCAGAAGCCGCCGGAGATCCAGTTCTTCCTCAACGACCTCCCGGGGAATGACTTCAACAACGTCTTCCGGTCACTGGAAAGGTATGGGAAGAAGATCGAGGAAGAGAAGGGGGAGCTGCTTGTGCCCTACTACGTCGTGGGCGTGCCCGGCTCCTTCTACGGGAGGCTCTTCCCGTGCACAAGTGTTCACTTCTTCCACTCTTCCTACTGCCTCATGTGGCTCTCTCAG GTTCCTCAAGCACTTGAGAGTGATCGTGGTGTTCCACTGAACAAGGGGAACATCTACATCACAGAGACGAGTCCACCACAGGTTGTGGAAGCATATCAAGAACAGTACCGAAGAGACTTCTCCTCGTTCCTCAAATCTCGTTATGCCGAGCTGAGCGTGGGAGGGGGAATGGTATTGACATTCCTAGGAAGAAAGAAGCAACACCCAGCCATGGGCGATCTGAGCCTTTTATGGGGACTCTTAGCGGAAGCTCTTAACTCCATGGCCTCAGAG GGAGTCATCGTAGAGGAAAAGGTGGACAGCTTCAATCTGCCATTCTATGGACCTTCGATGCAGGAAGTGAAGTCGGTGATCCACGACGAGGGTTTGTTCGATCTGGACCAAGCACAGATGTTGGAGTCCAACTGGGACCCGTTCGATGACTCCGAGGACGATCTTGTGTTCGACAACGTAGCGAACGGGAAGAATGTGGCGAGATATATACGAGCGGTGATCGAGCCGTTGATCGCACATCAGTTTGGGGACGCCATACTTGATGAATTGTTCTTGAGATATGCCGATAACGTTTCCAAGCATTGCCTCAAGGCCAAAACTAAGTTCACCATACTAGTCATTGGCTTGAAGAGGAAAGCttga
- the LOC135651863 gene encoding ADP,ATP carrier protein 1, mitochondrial-like isoform X2 translates to MQLFYRHTMADQVNHPTVMQKVAGQLHLRSSFSRDPQALNCSLYSPSLYQRCFTTVNCTNGGFQNPSMAVYSGTYELPIVTSVSPVFAHAPAEKGFAGFAIDFLMGGVSAAVSKTAAAPIERVKLLIQNQDEMIKAGRLSEPYKGISDCFSRTIKDEGVLSLWRGNTANVIRYFPTQALNFAFKDYFKRMFNFKKDKDGYWKWFGGNLASGGAAGACSLLFVYSLDYARTRLANDAKAAKKGGGRQFNGLVDVYRKTLKSDGIAGLYRGFNISCVGIIVYRGLYFGMYDSLKPVLLTGSLQDSFFASFALGWLITNGAGLASYPIDTVRRRMMMTSGEAVKYKSSLDAFSQILKNEGAKSLFKGAGANILRAIAGAGVLAGYDKLQLIVFGKKYGSGGA, encoded by the exons ATGCA GTTATTTTATCGGCACACCATGGCAGATCAAGTTAATCACCCAACAGTAATGCAGAAAGTTGCTGGCCAACTGCATCTGAGGTCCAGCTtttctcgagatccacaagctttGAACTGCAGCCTGTATAGCCCCTCTTTGTATCAGAGATGCTTCACAACAGTAAACTGCACAAATGGGGGATTTCAGAATCCGTCAATGGCAGTTTACAGTGGTACCTATGAGCTACCCATTGTAACATCTGTCTCACCTGTTTTTGCCCATGCTCCTGCGGAGAAAGGCTTTGCAGGCTTTGCTATTGATTTCCTCATGGGGGGGGTTTCTGCTGCGGTCTCCAAGACAGCTGCTGCTCCTATTGAGCGTGTGAAACTTCTGATACAAAATCAGGATGAGATGATCAAGGCTGGGCGCCTCTCTGAGCCTTACAAAGGAATATCAGACTGCTTTTCCCGAACAATTAAAGATGAAGGTGTTTTGTCTCTGTGGAGAGGGAACACAGCCAATGTCATTCGTTACTTTCCCACTCAG GCTCTGAACTTTGCCTTTAAGGATTACTTCAAGAGGATGTTTAATTTTAAGAAAGACAAGGATGGATACTGGAAATGGTTTGGTGGCAATCTTGCTTCAGGTGGTGCTGCTGGTGCTTGTTCCTTGCTTTTTGTATACTCTCTAGACTATGCTCGTACGCGTTTGGCAAATGATGCAAAGGCCGCGAAGAAGGGTGGGGGAAGGCAATTTAATGGTCTTGTTGATGTTTACCGGAAGACCCTGAAGTCCGATGGCATTGCTGGACTCTACAGAGGATTTAATATTTCATGCGTTGGGATTATAGTGTATCGTGGTCTTTACTTTGGAATGTACGACTCTTTGAAGCCAGTACTCCTCACTGGAAGCCTGCAG GATAGTTTCTTTGCGAGCTTTGCCTTGGGTTGGTTGATCACCAACGGAGCTGGCCTTGCATCTTATCCTATTGACACGGTAAGGAGAAGAATGATGATGACCTCCGGAGAAGCTGTCAAGTACAAGAGCTCTCTGGACGCTTTCTCCCAAATTCTGAAGAACGAGGGAGCCAAGTCCCTGTTCAAGGGTGCTGGTGCAAACATCCTCCGTGCTATAGCTGGTGCCGGTGTGCTTGCTGGCTACGACAAGCTGCAGCTGATTGTCTTTGGGAAGAAATACGGCTCTGGTGGTGCTTAA